CACTTCAGCAGGGCTTGGGAGGGTTGGGCTGGACAGCTGTTTTTTGTCCCAGCTTTAAATCCCATACGAGCATCCCGATCCTTTGGAGCCTCTGGGATCACCATGGGGCCGTTTGCACTGCTGTTAAGGGAAAGGTTTGCAACAGCACTCAGTTTGCACCAGCATTCTGAAAGATCTGGTAAGAGGTTTGCACCAGCGTGCAGTGAGCAGATTGCACAAGTGTCCAGAGAGAGATTTGTGCCAGATTTTGGGTGTTTGGGAGGTTTTGTACTGTATGCAGGGGAACGTACCCCCCAGCATTTGAAGACAGGCTTGCCCCAGCATTAGGGAGGGTGGTCTGTAGGCAACAGAGGCATTCTTGGGACAGTGTCTCTGAGGTTAGCAGTCTTGAAGGACCAAGTGACATCGAAGAGGAGCCACAGCAACACCTTGCCCATTCCCCCACCACATCTTTCTGCTTCTGCCAAGACCTCGATGCTGCCTATGTGGAGACACGGCTGGGGCACACTGCTGCGTGGTTGTCACTCACTGGGGATGTGTAGGCgtgacagagctgggaagctggtgctgcagtggtgacagcacagccctgcaggacaCAGGCCATCACGGCCACCTGCAGCCCTTGTTACGCAGCTCCCCGGGGACACCAGCCAGCTGTGTGCCCTGGCAGGggtgccaggctgctgcaggaagcGACAGGGTAGGCTGGGGATGGGAGAGCTGCTTGTGCCTTGTTCCCCAGGCGAAAATCCAACAAAGGGAGGTTGGATTAGGACCCATGAGGTTCTGCCCTCTCAGTCTGAATCCTGTAGGGTTTGGGGGTGTGGCTTTGGGGTGCTGGCAGTGGGTGCCCCACTCCCAGGATTCTCAAGCCTGTGCTGTGCGCCAGCTTGCTTTTCATCTCCAGCAGACGGAGCAATAACACAGTGATTTAACACCATCTCGCCAGGCGAGGGCTTCCCTGGGCTTCCCTCCACTGACAGAGCCCGCATCATCACCCAATCCATGACATCCCATCATCAGGCACAAAACCACCGTCAGCTCCCCCTTCCTGCAGATGTCCATCCTCTTCCCCAAGGTGATGAGTGCCTCTCCCAGGTGACACAGAGAATTTTAAGGCTTATCTGTCTCTCAGAGCCTGAAATGCTTGCCGGATTTTCCCTGTGGGTGAGCTGGACACCACTGCTGTGGTTTGTACACAATTGCATCCCACTGTGACCATGGGATTGGGCTCAAATGTCCACGTCAAGGTTTTAGCAGCAAGCTCTGTGTCCCCACACACTGAACAGATGCTGCCAGTGTAGCATCCCCCCTCCTAATTCCCTCCCAGATCCTCTTCTCAAATCCCattcccctcccagctgcagcatggGCACTGTGGAAGGAAAGTCCCCCCCAGGCCGGTGAGCTCCCTTTGCTGGCAGCCTGGTTTCCATAGACCATGTGCTGCCAGCAAtagctgcagcttttcctgggagCCCTGTGGATGTGATTAGCTGGAGAATTCCAGCCGTGGGGACCACACTCCTGGGGAACTTTGGTGTCTCTGTGGAGTTATTTTGCTGCAGACAGCCTGTTCGCAGCATCCAGCTGTCTCCAGTGCTCAGTGCTCTGTTCTCAGCATCCAGTGCCTCTGAAGGCAGGAAGCACACTCATCCCAATGGAGGGCTGTCCCTTCCACTGCAGCGTTTGCAGTGGTTCCATGATCCACTCTCCTTACTgtctgctttcctgggaagaCGTGCAGCACCCTGAGCTTGCTGGATCCTGGGTGCACCTGCTCGCTGtcccctgtcactgctgtgggacagTCTGGGGACAGGAGGCCAAGCTTGCCTGATGGGACAGTGACCTGAGCCTGGGGTGGGATTTTAGACAATAGGCAGCTGTGGGTCCCCAGAAAGGCCCATGGCAAAGCCAGAAGCCCTGTAAGCACACGAGACGGAGGCTAGCTGGACACAGCTGTTTAATGAATGTATCTCAGTACAGATAGGGAGTTGCAACCCACGCACCCGCGGCCGCCTCCTCGCCATGGCTCTGGCCACATCTCGGACCTGGCATCCAAAATATCCCCATTGGCGCTCTGGCCACTTCTCGGACCTGGCATCCAAAATATCCCCATTGGCCTGGCATGCCAGGGTGGTAGAGGAAGATGTCGTGGCACTGGTGCGCCTCCTGGTCTTGCAGTGGGAGAGACCCTGGAGAGGGGAACTGTGCCCtggctgggggaagggggatGACTGGGATGATGCCCACAGGGCATTGGGGATGGAGGTGAGGGAGTGACCAGGTTGCTGCAAGTGCAGCCCTGGTCTGTGTACACCCCGGGACCCCCTGGCTGAGCCAGGGCACACCAGGCggggagaggctgagggcactgtggggaagggattggaggggcaggagcagcttctGGGGCTGCCGTGGGACCTGGGCATCCCAACCCCTGGAGTGTTTGGGGCAAGGTTTCCGGGCTCCCTGCTCCTTCGTCTGTGGGCTGAGCGCATCTGTCTACCTTAGGGCTGCCAATGTGGCCAGTGAATGCCTCATCCCTGCAGCTGACACCTGGGgaggctctgagctctgcctcctcctcctcaccatGAGCATTAATGCTCCCAGAGAGGCGAGGTTGTCCACTTGATGTGGTGGGTAGAGAGCAGGACTGAACAGGACTGGTGTGGGACAGGAATGGCAAGCAGATGAAGAGCATCCCCTGGAACCAGGCGTACAGGAGGGGATGAGGGATGCAGGGGAGTGCTGCTGGCAAGATCAGATGCATGGGAGGGCTCCCCTACATCTGACCCTGCCTTCCCATCCCTCTGAAGCTTTCTGTTCCCGGTGCTCCTTCCTACACCATCACTGTTGGCATTAAATAGTTGGTTGCCAGCAGGGAAGGGTTGAGCCATGCCAGGGAACAGTCTCCCAGACACAGCCACGGGCCATGCATGCAAGGATGGACCTACTGGGCTCCAGCCCCTGTTGGAGTACAGCAGGGATGTGAAAGACCCCAGTGAGGGTCAGCCACATCCCCTGAGGATCCACCATGCTGATGAGCTGAGACACTGCTTGCCACAGACCTGTGGGTGCTGCCCGTGGCACGCAGAGACTCTGCCCCGTGCACTGTGGGAGGCTGGGGGCACACGGGTGCTCTGGGTTCTGCTGTCGCCCCACAACTACCCAGGGCAGACCCACAGgtccctgggtgctgtgggaaCGGGGATCATGGGGGCAGCAGGTTCCGTGCCCCTTGTGCCCCGTGGTGACCCCGGGCATGGGACCCTTCCCCACCGTGGTCCCTGCAGGGCGTGGGGGGGAGGGAGTGGGGACACGCCCTGCCCCGCCCTGCTTCCCCCACCAATCAGAGACCCGAGAGCTGCTCCCGCTCCCTCAGCCAATCAAAGCCCAGCACCCATCCTCTTCACAGCCAATCCGAGGGGGAGGTGGGGCAGAGGGCAGCATGGCCGCTTCCCCGCCAGCCAATCGGCGCCCGGCTGCGGCTgcggggggggtgggggggggctGGGCGGGGCAGGTCACCATGGCGGGTGTGGCACATGGCTGGGTCTAGGcgaggggctgcaggtgcagggCTGCGCTGTTGGGGCGCGCTGCCAGGATGTAGGCGACATTCTCCCGCAGGAAGCCGGGCCAGTCAATGCTCCTGCAGGCAGATGTGGGCTCATCGGACACCCTGGCAATGCTGCTCCCCCAGGGTCTCCCCCCAAAATGGGAGTGTCCACCACCTCCCTAACCATCCCTGCCTCACCTGGTCTCCTCCTGCTTTGTGGCTGGCAGGATCTTCTCCGGGCTCTTGCCGTTCCTGCTGCTGGCGGGGCTGCCCTCTGATATGGGCCCCACATGGCTGATGCTGTGGCAGGGAGGACGGTGTTCTTCATCCCCACTTCTTGCCCCCCAaatggtggtggtggggaaaGAGGGTGCACAGGGCTGAGGGGCCATGGAGGGGGAGGTGGCAGGAAGGGGGGGCAGCCCCTTTGCTGAGCCCCTTTGGAAGGTGTTGGGGCCATGctgggagtcctgctgggataTCACCCCTACACCAGGGTGGGCATCCAGCATCCCCTTACCTGACATTGCAGGACAGCATCTCCTTTTGGTGCTTGCGGAACCAGGTGTGCCGGGCCTGGCGGCACTCGCCCTCCCCAATGAAGCCATCGTTGTCCTGGTCCAGGGCCAGGAAGGCTGCCCGTGCCCGCTCCCGCTCCTTGGGTGTCAGCAGCCGCAGAAGGGCATTCTAGGGGGGTCAGAGAAGGAAAGGTGGAGCACTCATCCCATGGGAACCTCCCTCCTTATGTGCCCAAAACTGTAGGGGTCTCCACCCTGAGTGTTATGGCCAGGGGTGCAGGCCATGGGAGTCAGCCCCAGGTGTCAGAGCCATGGCGtcagctgcaggagccagctTTGGGTGCCATGACCATGGGTGCTGGCCATGGTAgccagccctgggtgctgtgACCATGTGTGCCAGCCATGGGAGCAAGCCCTGGATGCCACAACTGTACCTGCGGCCgtattttctgcagcagctggatggACTCATGGGAGAGGAAGTCCTGCCACTCGATGTGCCCCTTCTTGTCGGGGTCCAGGGCGTTGAACTGCAGGgctgcctgctcctcctgtgcctCAGGCATGGTCCGTTCGAACTGCTGCTTGTGCACTTGGTGTTTGTAGTGCAGGAAGTCATCCAGGGTcaggcagctctctgcagggGACAGAttggctgtgcccaggaaggagggggaacccacctccccagctgcttcctgcagccatCTGGGACCTGCCGCATGGAGGGTACGCACCTGGAATGATCTTGCAGTTCTTCAGGGTCTCCATCAGGCTGTACATCTCTTCCTCTGTCAGCAGCAGATTGAGGTTGtcctggggtggggggcagaGAGGAGCAAAGACATAGGGTGGAGGGAGCACACCTCTGTATGGCAGCACTGGGATCCCTTGAAAGCGTGTGGGTGTGGCCACCCAGAGAGGGATGTTGTGCTGTGTCACCCAAGGGTGCTGCAGTGGAATGGCTCCATGCCCCCGGGCTTTGGCCATTCCGGCCCTGACACAGCATGTCATGTACCCATGGTGCCACATCCCCCACCAACGTCCTGGAGGGCTAGCTGCAGGGGTGGGAAGGTGGAGAAGGGCCGCTGTCCCCTGTGTCTGGAGACCCCATCAGGCCAAGGTGGGTGGTGGGaactggagagcagcaggtcCCCCATTGTCCCAGACCAGGCTGTGAGGTGGGATCCTGCTCATGTTCCATGTGGGGCACAGTTCCCTGGGGAGCACCCACCACCCAGCAGTGGCCTGGTGTCCCCTACTCCAGGCACTCACGCAGTAGTAGCAGCTCCAGCCCGTCTCAGTGTGCGCTGTCTCCGTCACCTCCACGGCACTGTCCTTCTGCAGGTATCCCATGCGGCGCAGGCAGCCGTCGTGATACACCCGGGGGCAGATGCGGCAGGGGAAGAGGCTCTCGGCCGTCCACACCTCACAGATCTCACACATCTCATCATTCAGGATCTGGGGAGGGATGGGCAGATACTCAGAAGAGGAGAATGAGCAGGGGCTTGGCTTCTCGATCTGGGCAGTGCTTTGCAGGTGGGGGTGGATGCTGAGGGGCAGAGAGGACAGGAAGATGTGAATGTGCAGGGCTGGCATAGGGAAGAGGTCGTAAGGGACATGGCTGGTTGAGTTAGAGGAGGTTAGTGGGTGTGTTGGTGGGGATGAATGGTGGGTGGATGGGTCTGGCTGTAGGGTTGGTGTGGCCATGGGGTTGTAGGTTCTCTGGGGTGCAGCATGGTAGGTGTGGGTGGCTGGACTGTAGGGTTGTAGATTGGCTGGTCTTTAGGTTTGCACGTGTGGATGGATAAGCTGTAAGGTTTTCcacacatttccatttccacttCCAAAGAGATACTAACCTGGGTATATTACCTGGGTACCCTGGCTGATCTAGCCTCAGAACATGGTTGGACATTGGAAcacagtggtcacagcaccaagcctggacaatactctcaggcacatggtatgattcttggggtgtcctgtgcatGGCCTGGAGTTGGacttcaatgatccttgtgggtcccttccaactcaggatattttatgTCTGTACGGCGCTACATAAGGTTGTAGGTGGGCTGGGGTGTAGGCTTGCTGGGTGGGTGGCTGGATGGGTAAGGCTGTGGGTGTGGATGGGTAGGTTGTAGGATTGAGGGCATGGGTGGATAAACTGTTGGGTTGTAGACGGGCAGGGGTGTAGGGGCTGCAGGTATGGAGGGGTGGGTT
This sequence is a window from Corvus moneduloides isolate bCorMon1 chromosome Z, bCorMon1.pri, whole genome shotgun sequence. Protein-coding genes within it:
- the PHF24 gene encoding PHD finger protein 24 isoform X3, producing the protein MGVLMSRRQTVERVQKVSLAVSAFKDGLREQPSTRRRAEAGTARQGTLEQEVQEGEEEASAGPSQPEESSASKAAWERLRDGRGVEPEEFDRANRFTPPAFIRPKRELHDDEPPDISLEQREQILNDEMCEICEVWTAESLFPCRICPRVYHDGCLRRMGYLQKDSAVEVTETAHTETGWSCYYCDNLNLLLTEEEMYSLMETLKNCKIIPESCLTLDDFLHYKHQVHKQQFERTMPEAQEEQAALQFNALDPDKKGHIEWQDFLSHESIQLLQKIRPQNALLRLLTPKERERARAAFLALDQDNDGFIGEGECRQARHTWFRKHQKEMLSCNVSGDEEHRPPCHSISHVGPISEGSPASSRNGKSPEKILPATKQEETRSIDWPGFLRENVAYILAARPNSAALHLQPLA
- the PHF24 gene encoding PHD finger protein 24 isoform X1 is translated as MGVLMSRRQTVERVQKVSLAVSAFKDGLREQPSTRRRAEAGTARQGTLEQEVQEGEEEASAGPSQPEESSASKAAWERLRDGRGVEPEEFDRANRFTPPAFIRPKRELHDDEPPDISLEQREQILNDEMCEICEVWTAESLFPCRICPRVYHDGCLRRMGYLQKDSAVEVTETAHTETGWSCYYCDNLNLLLTEEEMYSLMETLKNCKIIPESCLTLDDFLHYKHQVHKQQFERTMPEAQEEQAALQFNALDPDKKGHIEWQDFLSHESIQLLQKIRPQNALLRLLTPKERERARAAFLALDQDNDGFIGEGECRQARHTWFRKHQKEMLSCNVSISHVGPISEGSPASSRNGKSPEKILPATKQEETRSIDWPGFLRENVAYILAARPNSAALHLQPLA
- the PHF24 gene encoding PHD finger protein 24 isoform X2, with protein sequence MGVLMSRRQTVERVQKVSLAVSAFKDGLREQPSTRRRAEAGTARQGTLEQEVQEGEEEASAGPSQPEESSASKAAWERLRDGRGVEPEEFDRANRFTPPAFIRPKRELHDDEPPDISLEQREQILNDEMCEICEVWTAESLFPCRICPRVYHDGCLRRMGYLQKDSAVEVTETAHTETGWSCYYCDNLNLLLTEEEMYSLMETLKNCKIIPESCLTLDDFLHYKHQVHKQQFERTMPEAQEEQAALQFNALDPDKKGHIEWQDFLSHESIQLLQKIRPQNALLRLLTPKERERARAAFLALDQDNDGFIGEGECRQARHTWFRKHQKEMLSCNVRSGDEEHRPPCHSISHVGPISEGSPASSRNGKSPEKILPATKQEETRSIDWPGFLRENVAYILAARPNSAALHLQPLA